The genomic window GCCGTGGACGTGCCGTCGCCGATTTGCCCTCTTGAATTGTCGCCCCAGCAGTGAACGCCGGTTGCCGTCGTTCCGCAGGCGTGCGTCCTCCCCACAGAAACCGAAGTAAAGGTCAGGTTTCCAGTCACTTTCTGCGGCGCCACAACCGGTGTCTGCCGATCACCGGTACCCGCCTGCCCGTAGTCGTTCTCGCCCCAGCAGAAGAGCTCGTCAGCAGTCGTCAATCCGCACGTCGTCGTGACACCCGCGGTAAGCGATGACCGCGCACCAACCACGCTAACAATCGTCTCGGCGGAAATGCCACCGGCATCGACGCGAATCGTTGCGGAACCTGAAGCCTTTCCACTGATGCGGCCACGTTGATCGACCGAGACGATGTCGCTAGCTGAACTCGACCATCTCACCGCCGTATCGTTCAAGGCCGCGCCTGAAACCATGAATGGCTGGAGCTTGATCATCGACCCGATCAGCAGGTTTGGAGCCTCAGGCACAAGCCTGATCCTGGACACCGGTTCAATGATGATCGCGTCGGAGTTGCAGCTCTCGGTGAGGATCACCGTGGCGACGAGCATACCGAGCCGGAAAATGAGTCTCATCCGCCGCATTGTCTCGCCCGAGTATTGCAGACTGTGTGGAAACATGGCAACCAGGTACCGCAGGATTCGCTCCGTCGGGAGAACGTTGTCTCCGTTGGCTGGCGTAGCGCTGATCATGGTGGGCGCGTGCACTGAAAGCGTCACTCCGAAGGAACCGTCCGAAGTTGCAGCTGTCTCCGCGACGCAGCTGTCGGACACGGTCGGCTTGCAGGTATCGCCATCGCCGTCGGTGATCGCCAGGGACGGGAGCGGCGACCCTCTACGCGGGGTGCCGGTAATGTTCACCGTCACAAGCGGCGGCGGAACAATCGTGGGAGAAGCCGCCGAGACCGACACTTCCGGTGTTGCAACGGTAATCAGCTGGCGACTCGGCCGTACAACAGGACTCAATACTCTCACCGCTACTGTCGGGGGCCTTGCACCCGTGGTGTTCACCGCGAGAGCGATTGCTGGCTGGCCCGTGTCGATGAGTCGCATTGCCGGTGACGGCCAGACAGTCATTGCGGGAACCCCCGTGCCTGTGCGTCCAGCGGTGCTACTGCGGGACGTCGACGGCAATCGGGTGTCAGGTGCGACCCTCACATTCGAGGGAGCCGGAGTTATGGGAGCGACTCAGATCACCGGCGAAGACGGTATCGCCACGGTTGACGGCTGGGCTCCCCCAAGAGTTGGAACCGCAAGTCTCGACGTGCGGAGCGGTTTCCTCTACAACAGTTTTCGCGCAACCGCACAAGCAGGACCCCCGGCGACGCTTACCAAAGTGGCGGGCGACATGCAGTCGGCGCCTGCCGGAACCGCCGTCGGGAGGAGACCGGAAGTACTGGTGCGCGATGCCGCGCTCAATCTTGTGCCAGGGGTGTCAGTCGTTTTCACCGTCGCGAGTGGTGGCGGAACCGTTGTGAACGGGTCTCAGACCACCAATTCGAGTGGGGCGGCGTCTCCGTCAACGTGGATATTGGGAAGTGCGGGACCTCAATCACTTCGTGCAACAGCTGCCGGCCTTCCGCCAGTAATCTTCACCGCGACTGCAACAGTCCCGCCGTGACATGGCAGGGACGGAGTGTGCTCGGCCTGCACGTATTCTCAATGAAGAGAATTGCCTGGTTTTGTGTTGTGTCAGCGCTTTGCAGTAATGCCTTATTCGCTCAACGGAATCATGCCAGGGTGCGCGTTGGCGATCAGGTACGGTTTCGACTGACGCCAAGCGCAGCTCTCCCGATTGGTGCCACTGACCTGCAATGCGAAGGGCAAGTGTTCACGCTGCTGCGGGACACCCTGGTCATCCGACCACATGCCTTCTGTGGTCGTGCTTCCATCGCGGGAATGGAAGTCCGCCAGCTACAGCTTGAACAGAGAAAGGGATCTCGGAGGGGACATGTCCTGAAGGGCGCGCTCCTGGGGCTCGTGGGCGGTGGAATTGCGGGTTGGTTGATCGTCGGCGATGGATGCCGAATTAGTCCATGTGATGGAGGATTGGCTGTGATTGAATTCACTCTTGCCGGAATTGTTTCCGGGGGAATTATTGGTTCCGCGGTTGGCTTCCTGTTGCCGGCCGGGGTCCATTGGCGATCGCTGACGCACGCAGTGCTTCTCGACCGGCGCTGAGAACTTCCGCCTAGCTCCCCCCGCTCAATCGCCTCACAAGTTTGTCGAGAAAGTCGAGTCCATCGTAAAACGATTTCGTTCGAAGCTTTTCATCCCGTCCGTGCGCGTTGGTTTCCCCGGGAAGTGAGAAGATTCCACTCACTCCGTAAGTCGGGATGCCGGCGCCCCGCAGGATGCGACCGTCAGTTGCGCCGGTAGACATTGTTGGAATGACCGGAATGTCACCCCACATCGCGCGGGTCAGGGTTGTTGCAGCAGCGAGCAGCGCCGGATCGACAGCAGTTGCAACAACTGCAGGAACTTGTTTCCGAGTGGTGTCGGCGAACGTAATCGCAATCGATGTGTCCGCGAGAACGCGCGTCAGAACAGCCTGCGTTTGAGCCGCGCTCGAGTTCGGCTCCATGCGGCAGTTCACGTTTGCTGTAGCTGTCTGAGGCAGCGCGTTGTTCGCATGACCTCCAGAAAGGCGAGTCGCGACGCACGTTGTGCGCAGCATCGACGCATATCGTGGATCAGAAGACAGCTTCGCGGCGGCAGCATTATCACCCGGATTTGCAGCAATCGCTCTCATCGCCGACGCCATCTCCGGTCGCTCGACCCTGGCGGTCTGCTCGAAGAACGCGCGCGTCACCGGATTCAGGGCGACAGGAAACGCAAACCGGCTCAGTCGGGCGAGTCCGTTCGCGAGCGTATAGATGGCGTTATCAGGCCGAGGAATACTGGAGTGACCGCCGGGATTCCGAACGGTGAGCGTAAAATCCCAATAAACCTTTTCGGCGGCTTGTATCGAATTGAGAAGCGGGCGGACGTTCGAGCCGTCACCCGCGAGTGCTCCGCCGCCGCCTTCATTGATTGCGTAAGCGGCATCAATCAGCGGGCGATGGTTATTCACGAGCCACTCAACGCCGTTGTTATCGCCACCCTCTTCCGCCGCCGTCAACGCGAGGATTAGATCGCGATTCGGTTTCCATCCTTCCGCTTTGTATTTGAGCAGGTTCGCTGCGAAGATCGCCGCCATCGCCTTGTCATCGGCGGACCCTCGACCGTAGAAGAAGCCGTTCTCTTCATGAAGCGTGAACGGATCGCGTGGCCAGTCAGACCGCAGCGCTGCAACAACGTCGAGGTGTGCCAGGAGCAAGAGCGGCTTGGGAGCACTCGCGTCACTTCGGCCACGATACCGAATGACGAGATTTCCTTTCGTAGAATCGCCCGGCGGAATAAGGACCTGAACGTCTGCCGCGGGGAATCCTGCATCGAGGAATCGACGCCCCAATGCTCGTGCGGCTCGGGTCGTCGATCCAACCGTGTCCACCGTATTGATACCGACGAGCTCCGCGTAGATCTCCCGAGCGAGACGCTCGTGCGGTGTTGAAGCAGCACGAGAGCCTGTTGAGCTATTCGTTGTCTGCGCGGCGAGTGGACCGACAGCGGCGAGGGCGATCGAAAGAGTTGCGGCGATACGTTTCATTGAGCAGTCAAGATTGTAAGAGGAGCGCGTTGGTGTAGCTCCAACGTGCTCTATCCCGTAATTCTCTGCCGCTTTAACACATGCTGCGAAAGTGTGGCTCCATCGACGTCCCGATGGAGATTTGGAAGAAGCGCCGCCTGCCCTCGCTACGGTTATCAGTCGAGCATGTTCGCCGGAACTTTACCTCCGTTCGCCGCCATCTGCTTCATCACCTGCTTGTGCAGCCACGTGTTCATGCTTGCGCTGTCGTTCATATCGCCCGTGTAACCCAACTCCTCGGCCAGCTCCTTACGCTCGGAGAGGCTGTTCTCCATGCCGAGCAGTGACATCAGGTCGACAATCGAGTGGCGCCAGTTGCTCTTGTGCCCGCTCTTCGACTCGAGGTCCGTCATGATCGCCTCGACGTCCACGGGCGACGACGCCATGCTCGACGAAGATGAGGTGACGCCCGGCATCGAGCCGCCGGTCGGCCTCGGGGAGCCTGCCGTGCCTGCTGTCGCCGCTTCGGCGTGGCCGGTAATTTTGGACCAGATCTTTCCGAAAATGCTCATGAATGCCTCGCTATCGTAGGGAAGGAAGAATTGCTCTAGTGTGGCAAGGATAGTCATTAGGCCCACGCTCGGGAAGAGGCTGGACAGGTGACTCGGCCTCCGGGCTGAATGCAGACCCGAAAGTTGAATATCTGAAACGGTACTTCAGCCGCATCCACAAATTCAGGCGGGTCAGGCACGCCCGAGGGTTTTCCATGTCACGACTCCGCTTTTCGGACATGAACATTTTCGCACCGAACACTACCTGATGCCTGCCAGGCCAGTACTCATAATCGGTTCCGGCCACCTCGCCTACCGAATCAGGAAGCTCGCCGAGATCCGCGGTCATGGCGTCAATCATCTTGCGCACGATGCATTCCGCCCGCCGGACAGCGATGAACCCGTTTATGACACCATCGAGCGAACCCTGCGCGGTCTCGACCTCGCTTCGCTCGCAATGGTGTTCCTCGTGGACGATGACGACGAACGCAATCTTCAACTGCTGATCGCGCTCATTGCCCTCCGCGCAGACCTGCCGATCACGGCCTCACTCTTCAACGAGAACATCGCTCCACATCTTCAGGCAGCACATCCGGACATCAGAATTCTCAACCCGGCAAGGATCGCTGCGCCGGCTTTCATCGAGGCACTGCAAACGCCGCTCACGCGTTCGCTCCACTATACCCCGGCCATCGTTGCCGACAAGCCTGCACTGCCGCGTTCCGACAATCTGATCGCGTGGCTGGTGGGTGCGTTTGTGGTGCTGATTGCAGCGGCGACCACGTATTTCCGTGTCGCGGAGGACCTATCGTGGCTCGATGCACTTTACTTCGTCACGGTTACTGTGGCGACTGTCGGATATGGCGACATCAGCCTGCGCGATTCCACCGCCACGAGCAAACTCGCCGGTATCGGCCTCATCCTCGGCTCGACGGTCTTCATCTGGATGATCTTCTCTCTTACCGTCGACCGCCTCATCAAACGACGAGATCAACTCGCGCTCGGCAGAAAAAAATATGCGAAGCGGGGACATGTGATTCTGTGCGGTCTGGGACGCCTCG from Gemmatimonadaceae bacterium includes these protein-coding regions:
- a CDS encoding DUF3597 domain-containing protein produces the protein MTILATLEQFFLPYDSEAFMSIFGKIWSKITGHAEAATAGTAGSPRPTGGSMPGVTSSSSSMASSPVDVEAIMTDLESKSGHKSNWRHSIVDLMSLLGMENSLSERKELAEELGYTGDMNDSASMNTWLHKQVMKQMAANGGKVPANMLD
- a CDS encoding M20/M25/M40 family metallo-hydrolase; translated protein: MKRIAATLSIALAAVGPLAAQTTNSSTGSRAASTPHERLAREIYAELVGINTVDTVGSTTRAARALGRRFLDAGFPAADVQVLIPPGDSTKGNLVIRYRGRSDASAPKPLLLLAHLDVVAALRSDWPRDPFTLHEENGFFYGRGSADDKAMAAIFAANLLKYKAEGWKPNRDLILALTAAEEGGDNNGVEWLVNNHRPLIDAAYAINEGGGGALAGDGSNVRPLLNSIQAAEKVYWDFTLTVRNPGGHSSIPRPDNAIYTLANGLARLSRFAFPVALNPVTRAFFEQTARVERPEMASAMRAIAANPGDNAAAAKLSSDPRYASMLRTTCVATRLSGGHANNALPQTATANVNCRMEPNSSAAQTQAVLTRVLADTSIAITFADTTRKQVPAVVATAVDPALLAAATTLTRAMWGDIPVIPTMSTGATDGRILRGAGIPTYGVSGIFSLPGETNAHGRDEKLRTKSFYDGLDFLDKLVRRLSGGS
- a CDS encoding potassium channel family protein, whose amino-acid sequence is MPARPVLIIGSGHLAYRIRKLAEIRGHGVNHLAHDAFRPPDSDEPVYDTIERTLRGLDLASLAMVFLVDDDDERNLQLLIALIALRADLPITASLFNENIAPHLQAAHPDIRILNPARIAAPAFIEALQTPLTRSLHYTPAIVADKPALPRSDNLIAWLVGAFVVLIAAATTYFRVAEDLSWLDALYFVTVTVATVGYGDISLRDSTATSKLAGIGLILGSTVFIWMIFSLTVDRLIKRRDQLALGRKKYAKRGHVILCGLGRLGYFIAEGLLERGENLLIVEKNESSPSIEYFRSRGADVYIGDARLPRVLQDVGVTRAKALYSVVSNDIVNLEIGLNARSFTPGLRLILRIFDHSISREIRQHLDIHLTFSMSDIADEKFLNQSPPPPPQLDEQPEPPPLSLPAPASAP